Within Mauremys mutica isolate MM-2020 ecotype Southern chromosome 24, ASM2049712v1, whole genome shotgun sequence, the genomic segment GGGGGGAGGCAAGAGGTCTATAAATTCACGAACGGTgtgaaaaataaagtgagcagagAAGTGGTGTTTGCCCTTtctcacaatacaaaaaccagggctcacccaatgaaattagtaggcagcggGTATAAAACAAACATGAGGAAATAcattttcacacaacacacaaatgGTTGTGAatgaaactcattgccatggaTGTTGTGGTGgccaaaatataactgggtttcaaaaaagaactggttacatttatggaggataggtccattaatggctattagccaaagtGGCGAGGGACGCAGCCCCATGCTTGGGGAGACCCTACgcatctgactgccagaagaGGATAACGGGTGGATCGCTCCATAGTTGCCCTGTTCTAAACACTCCCCCTGAAGCGCTGGTACCGGCCCCTATCAGAGACGGGATACCGGGCAAGATGGACCATATCCGGACtcagtatggcagctcttatgttcttatttactgACGCCCGTTTgttggcctgtgtgaaatgagttagtGGGATCCAGTCCACTTGCTAATGTGCAAGTTCATCCACTTTACAAAAATCACCATTAGAAGAGGCATTTTCCAGGCAGACGCTGCAGAGAGGCCAAGAGCTGAATGGGCCGTGGGGACTGAATTCCCCTTTCGTCCCTAGAGGTGGTCCCTGCAGCTCAGGAGTGAGGCACGCTGCAGGGGGAAGAGCAGTGCTAGGCTACCTCTGACCCCATATAGGGACGTAAATACCCATTAAAAAGTTAACTGTTCAAACTATTAAAATGATTATTTAGTCGATTAAAGggcaaggggctggggctgcttgGGCTGGGACTGGGCCAGGGCTGGTTAACTGGTAAGACTAATGTTACTGGTTAGCCATTTAGTATTTTACATCCTTGCCCCATTGTGTGCCTAAAAACTAATGGCTATCCCTTGGGCTGTCTCGTGTTTCTCATCATGCCAAATTTTCTTAAATTTAAGGGGAGAAATGGTTATAAATATGCAGATGTGATGATCCAGTGGATTTCTTTTCTCAGGAGGCTTTGGGGAAAAGACTAACCCCCATTTTCCTTCCTTAGACATTAGACTCGCTCAGGAAATCCATCGCTGACTCTGCACTCAGTGAGGTCGGTGAGCAGCTAGTGCGCTTCAGTGAGCAATGCAGAGAACAGCTGGCTgtccgctgcttggctgggcggaaaggtgcctgtcctgtgGTGCTGTCTGCCTGCAAGCTGGCCTCAGGAGACAGAAGTGCCATGCTCAAGGCCCTGCATGCTTTGTCTGCCCTCATGGATGGGCAGCCAGACCTGCTCGACTCTGCAGGCCAAGAGCTGTTGCTGCAAACACTGAAGGAAAACGCAGATGACGCTGAAATGACTCTAGCTGGGATCCGGTGCATCCGACACGCCTGTCTGAAACATGAGCAGAACCGCCAGGAACTGGTGAAAGGTGGCATCCTGCCATTGCTGACGGGTGCCATTGTCCGGCATGGCGACTGTGCTGGGGTGGTCCGGGAGGCCTCCTCAGCGCTCAGGGTCATGACATTTGATGATGACATCCGGGTGCCTTTCGGCCATGCCCATGATCATGCCAAGATGATTGTGTCAGAAAACAACGGTTTAAAGATCCTCATAGAGGCTGCCAAAGGTAGTATTAACCCTTTGACTGCTGGTTCTTATCTCATGCTCTCTGTACTCTCTTACCCCAAGGTCATGCTGCTTAACTGCAGGTTTAATTTTTAGTTCTTTATATGGTTGtttagtggtcagagcagaggcctgggagtcaggactctgcATTGTCTTCCCAGATTTACTGCCAGCTCGCTGtgtgtgaccttcagcaaattacttaacctctctgggcctcaggttACCCTTTATAAAATGGCGGTAATAACTTGTTCACCTCCCAGGGAGGGTTTTGAAGTTTGCTGCTACTAAAATGCTTTCAGATCCTCTGAAAGATGCTGCAGAAGGGTACAGTATGGTAATTGCTCCAAAGGCAACTGAAGGATCAGGACTTCAGTTTTCCGAGCTAACAGTCACCTGGCTAGAGAGCAGTGAACAACCCAGGCAATAGCTGTGTAAATTTATTCCACACATGACATCCTGCCAGTGTGCCTCTCCCTGGGCCTGAAAAGGCCTGAGAGTCAAAAGGGAGGTCAAGCTCCATGACTCATTCAATTCCTAGTCTGTGGTTTTTGAGTCTGTCAGTGTCAGTTATCATGGTTAGTTTTGGATCATGGACTCCTGCTCCACTATGAATTGGACTGAAACCCACCAGTTCACGCTTGGTCCTTCTTCTAAAACCCGTGTGAAACTGATTCTGCCAGCTCCTCCGCCCCAGCTCCTGTTTGTTTTCCAACcttgtcttcctcctcctgcagcaTTCACAGACGACTCCAGCGTTCTCCGTGAGCTTTGTGCCACCTTGGCTCGCCTGTCCGTCCGGAACGAGTTCTGTCAAGAGATTGTGGACCTTGGAGGCTTGAATTTCATGGTGGCCCTGCTGGCTGACTGCATTGACCATCAGGTACTGTCCCTCTTCAGTGAGTGGGATGCTTTCCTGGAAGAGAGGGTATTTATGGGTGGAGGTTGGGAATAATGTTGCCTATTACGTAACatggtgcttttcatcttcaGTGCATTTTCCAAACATGAATGAGCATTAGGCTTTGGTAACCTCTACCCATGGGCTCTTACCACTCAAATGGCACTGCTGATGCCCACATACCACCTTCTATATTCTGGCACGCAACCCAAGCTTGCATGTGCTGAGTTGGAGggagagccaagaacagaacccagcacCCCGGCTCCAGCCTCTATTCTATAAAGCCTCCCCGTTCCAGGAATCGATCTAGTTCTCAGGAAAGCTGGAACATTGGCTATCCTCTACATATTGTCTCTGATTTTtcttgggagttaggtgcccaaatcccactgaatttcTATGGATTTGGATATTTAATTCTCTTgcgcttctttgaaaatcccagctactCTGAACAGGGCAACTTGGCCATTCTGCCTGGGGCCAGTGGAAAACGGCATCTGGGACGTGAGGGGCTGGGAGTCCTGAGGAAAACGTTGCTATTCAGGTAGAGTCTTTGACCCCCATTGGTCCTGCCTGAGGTTCTGAGTTCGAGTCTCAGGGCTGGGAGTGAGGTGAAAGGTGCTGCCTTTCAGGCTGAGTGGTAGTGATCTGTTTTGCCTGGCTTACATGGGATCTGGTGGGTTTTGTTCCTCTCTGTCCTCTTTGTCGTTGAGTGCAGGAGCTGGTAAAGCAGGTGCTGAGCGCCATGTGGGCCATCGCAGGGAACGATGACGTGAAAGACGCCATAGTCAACACTGGAGGAACAGACCTCATTGTGCTGGCTATGAGCCATCATCTTGCCAGCCCTCAGGTATACGCCAGTATGTGTGCTGGGTCCTCCCTGTGCTTTGGAGCTCTGCGTCTGCCTGGGTTTGGAGGTCTGATTTTTGGCCCTTTATTTCAGTTCTGATAACAGCATTAAGGGTGCCTTCACCTGCGTTTCCTCCCCAGGCAGTGCTACTCGCAACCCCCATAACTACTTCTGACTTGGAACAATGCCCTGCTGATgctgggagcagaactgtgctagCTACAGTCATAGCGAGCAGAATTCTGCTCCCAGCATGGACAGTGTAGCAAGGCATGCATTAACCCCTTGAACGCTCCTGTTTTCTAGACTGGTTCCATGTCTACTTTGCAAGCATTTGTATGACATCCAGTTTACCACTTTCTACCGTACTCATACATTTATGGTCCTGGACCAGATGGTCCAGGGATTGGAAACCGGATACTGAGCTTCACACATCTAGGTCAATAGTTCAGATGCAGCCATCACTGAAAATCATTCTTCTCTGATGTCTGTGTGCTGGCCTCTGTCAAAGGACTACACAGGACTAGTTACCGGCCAGCAAATGTTACCATCAAAACCTCCCACGTCTTTCTCCACTTGCCTCTTTTTTTATTGGCAAAGCTGAGGTCTCTGTGGCCGACAGAGGTGGCGTCAGAAGGGGGTGTTTGCCTGGCTGCTGGCCACGCTGTACCTGTACTGTGATAAATAGAGGTTGTCGTTCTCTAGGCCCATCAAACTGATGGCTCACACCAGCACCAGACTGACTGTGTAAATCCCCTGGGAGTTGGTGTGCTGGCTCGGTGGGGGACTAGCCTTCTTTCTCCCGAGGGAATGAATTGGGGATAGGGAGGCTTCAGGGGGGTGCTGACTCTCTTTTCTGGTTGCAGTTGTTTCAGCCAATGATTCCACTCTTCCTCTTGGTCCCGCAGATCTGTGAGCAGGGCTGTGCAGCCTTGTGCATGCTGGCCTTGCGCAAGCCAGAGAACTGCAAAGTCATCATGGAAGGCGGAGGGGCCTTGGTAGCTCTTCAGGCCATGAAGGTGCATCCAAGAGAAGTTGCTGTGCAGGTACCTGGCTCGGAGCTCTTTATTACTAATTCAGGACCATAGGGTTCCCTGCCTCCCTGGGTTTCTTTGTCTTTCATCCAGCATCTGTACGGAGTTTGCAGCTGTGTGGTGAAGATAATGAAGAAGTTGCAGGTGGAGCAGTGTTCTGTAGTTCTTTCAGAGGCACCTGTCTGTCTGAGCTGATTGATGCCAGATTCGGACTGGAAATTGTCCTTTGATTGTATTTAGTCCCAAAGACCTTGCTGTGCAGTTTGCATTCCTCAAGCTGTACCTGTGCCACTAACACCTCTTCCTGCCTGTATAAATAtagccctgcacccagccctgcgGATGGTGGTTCTGAGGCCTCTTACACTTACCATTTCATATCCTGCTTTATTGAAACTTTGTGACAAAAATGGCTGGGCGGAGGGAGGATGAGGTTACATTCCTTCCAGAGTCTGCCAACAATGCTCAAATTGGTCACAGGAAGGGCAGGCTGCCTGTCCCCCAAGATAAAGTGAGACCCTTTCACAGGAAAAAATTAGTCCCCGTCTCATTCCCTAAGCCCTGTAGGATCCCGTATCTGCTCTGcagcttttctaaatattttacatcatttaaaaatgttttacttaAAAACTTTTTGCGCTAGAGCATGTTAAACCCTTATAAGAATGGTCAcgccaatggtccatccagcccagtgtcctgtctctgacggCGGCCAGTCCCAGAGCCTCAAGGGGAgcgtacagaacagggcaatttgccttccccagctctggcagtcagaggtttggggacacccagagcaaacctagttatacttttggccttcacgcCATCCCCAGGCAATGAGTCCTCACATTCCAAACGTATTCCCAGCGCTCAGTGAATTCAGGGACCGGAATGGAAGGCTGATCGTTTCCCTCCTTGTCTGATGTCCTTGCCCATGTGGCAATCAGTGGGCTAACGTCTCTGCCGGAAGGGGGCTCCTGGGCCAGCCCCCCAGACCGTGCCCCGTGTCCCTTGTTTGAGGGTGGCTGATTTAGAGTTAGGAAGTCACTTTGGGATGTTTGGGTTCTGTGTGTTAAGGGAAGGATTTGTTCAAACAGGATTTAACCGTGTGGTCAGACTCTTGTGCCTGTCTCTTGAGTCTGCCACAGATGCAGTGAAAGGTCCTAGGGGTGGTGAAGGAAGCAGTCAGGGATGACCCTGGGCAGTTGGACAGTTTTCCCACTGAAGCAGGTTTTAATCTGTGACCTGAATGCAAAGTGGCTGCCACTTCTGTATCCATGGCTGCTGCCTGGCCAGGATCCAGCTCGTGCAAAGCACATCGGAATCCCTCGCATAGGAAGGGGGCACTAGACTAAGCCCAGCCTTACTGTGCATACACCATCTGATTCCCTTGTGGGTggcctcctgctcctccccttgcTTCCTCCACGAGCCATTAACCGGTCTCCTGTCCCTCTGTCCTCAGAAACAGGCCTGCATGCTGATCCGGAACCTGGTCTCCCGGAACCGGGACTTCTCTCAGGCTATCCTGGAGATGGGAGCTGAGAACTTGATTGTGGAGGCTCGTGCGGTGCACCAAGATTGTGACGACATAGCCAAAGCTGCCTTGAGAGACCTTGGCTGTAAAGTGGATCTCCGAGAGCTGTGGACAGGCCAAAAGGGAAGCCTG encodes:
- the ARMC6 gene encoding armadillo repeat-containing protein 6; amino-acid sequence: MASRQITQETFDDVVQENIMEFEMDPDEAVKDAVQQFESQGVDLSTVVKAARKPTSENGQEQNHDILQTLDSLRKSIADSALSEVGEQLVRFSEQCREQLAVRCLAGRKGACPVVLSACKLASGDRSAMLKALHALSALMDGQPDLLDSAGQELLLQTLKENADDAEMTLAGIRCIRHACLKHEQNRQELVKGGILPLLTGAIVRHGDCAGVVREASSALRVMTFDDDIRVPFGHAHDHAKMIVSENNGLKILIEAAKAFTDDSSVLRELCATLARLSVRNEFCQEIVDLGGLNFMVALLADCIDHQELVKQVLSAMWAIAGNDDVKDAIVNTGGTDLIVLAMSHHLASPQICEQGCAALCMLALRKPENCKVIMEGGGALVALQAMKVHPREVAVQKQACMLIRNLVSRNRDFSQAILEMGAENLIVEARAVHQDCDDIAKAALRDLGCKVDLRELWTGQKGSLAP